One stretch of Streptomyces sp. R21 DNA includes these proteins:
- a CDS encoding GntR family transcriptional regulator, protein MGEPGIEYRIDRRSGVATYVQIVQQTKQALRLGLLEPGDKLPTAREVVEATAINPNTVLKAYRELEREGLVEARRGLGTFVQRSLSSTPADSPLRAELDAWAQRAHTAGLGREDVAALFGSVIDTHFPKGDQ, encoded by the coding sequence ATGGGGGAACCCGGCATCGAGTACCGCATCGATCGCCGTAGCGGCGTCGCCACCTACGTCCAGATCGTCCAGCAGACCAAACAGGCCCTGCGCCTGGGCCTGCTCGAACCCGGCGACAAGCTGCCCACCGCCCGCGAGGTCGTGGAGGCCACCGCCATCAACCCGAACACCGTCCTGAAGGCCTACCGCGAACTCGAACGCGAGGGCCTCGTCGAGGCCCGCCGCGGTCTCGGCACCTTCGTGCAGCGTTCCCTGAGCAGCACCCCGGCCGATTCCCCCCTGCGCGCCGAACTCGACGCCTGGGCGCAACGCGCCCACACCGCGGGCCTCGGCCGCGAGGACGTGGCCGCACTGTTCGGCTCCGTCATCGACACACACTTCCCGAAGGGGGACCAGTGA
- a CDS encoding CHAD domain-containing protein yields the protein MAQQHLDPPTGPAAVTAAASVKASASASASSDALASYLRAQATEFLRALRQHRETGGNGGPPARGQSRAGDGGAEESADAARSLRRSARRISGTLHTFRPLLDTDWSEAMRPELAWLSGTLAREHAYAARLERLLLALHRLSGSSAFPQQAAASAAAAGGTGPRPPLTPDRGNLTVGAAKAGALLERQLTLARTRAHSAALQALGSSRFHAVADSVAVLASEVPLVPGADGADLRPPAAAAEERLCDAVTALPLVTAGHPYNAEALVHGLSADTAPHPQDAPWHQVRLLLRLHRYAREVLHGEDAAVPFDGPLLAAGRALDRHRDASEAASAAASAARTPRIAPATAYALGVLHADQRHEVEAARFAFQQSWQKAPAVAP from the coding sequence GTGGCACAGCAGCACCTTGATCCCCCCACCGGCCCCGCGGCCGTTACCGCGGCAGCGTCCGTGAAGGCGTCCGCGTCCGCCTCGGCGTCCTCGGACGCTCTCGCGAGCTATCTGCGCGCGCAGGCCACGGAGTTCCTCCGTGCGCTGCGCCAGCACCGCGAGACCGGCGGCAACGGCGGTCCGCCCGCGCGCGGGCAGTCACGGGCGGGCGACGGCGGAGCTGAGGAATCGGCCGACGCGGCACGCTCGCTGCGCCGCTCGGCCCGCCGGATCAGCGGCACGCTCCACACCTTCCGCCCGCTGCTCGACACCGACTGGTCGGAGGCCATGCGGCCCGAACTCGCGTGGCTGTCCGGCACGTTGGCGCGCGAGCACGCATACGCGGCCCGGCTGGAGCGGCTGCTCCTCGCGCTGCACCGACTGTCGGGCTCGTCGGCCTTCCCGCAGCAGGCCGCGGCGTCGGCCGCGGCTGCGGGCGGCACCGGACCGCGCCCCCCGCTCACGCCCGACCGCGGCAACCTGACGGTGGGCGCGGCCAAGGCGGGCGCCCTCCTCGAACGCCAGCTCACCCTCGCCCGGACCCGCGCCCACTCGGCCGCCCTCCAGGCCCTCGGCTCCTCCCGCTTCCACGCGGTCGCCGACAGCGTGGCCGTACTGGCCAGCGAGGTCCCGCTCGTCCCGGGGGCCGACGGCGCCGATCTGCGCCCACCCGCCGCCGCGGCCGAGGAGCGGCTGTGCGACGCGGTCACCGCGCTGCCCCTGGTCACCGCGGGCCACCCCTACAACGCGGAAGCCCTCGTCCACGGCCTCTCCGCGGACACCGCGCCCCACCCCCAGGACGCGCCCTGGCACCAGGTCCGCCTGCTGCTGCGCCTGCACCGCTACGCCCGGGAGGTCCTGCACGGCGAGGACGCGGCCGTCCCCTTTGACGGACCACTGCTCGCGGCGGGCCGGGCCCTGGACCGGCACCGGGACGCGTCGGAGGCCGCCTCGGCCGCGGCGTCGGCGGCCCGCACCCCGCGGATCGCCCCGGCGACGGCGTACGCGCTGGGCGTGCTCCACGCCGACCAGCGGCACGAGGTGGAGGCGGCCCGCTTCGCGTTCCAGCAGTCCTGGCAGAAGGCACCGGCAGTCGCTCCGTAA
- the pstC gene encoding phosphate ABC transporter permease subunit PstC: MDISTQSTDAPPPSPQPSVTEQKRSSHGATRPGDRIFLGLSRGSGIFLLVIMAAIAVFLTYRASLAISKDHGNFLTTFEWNTNLVPPTFGIAVLAFGTVISSIIAMVLAVPIAVAIALFITHYAPRRFGGPVAYVIDLLAAVPSIVYGLWGALILVPHMTGLYGWLDTYLGWTGIFSWQGGAPRSMLTVGILLAIMILPIITNVSREVFRQVPQMHEEAALALGATRWEVIRMSVLPFGRSGVISASMLGLGRALGETMAVATVLSPDFLIHGSLLDPGGGTFAQNIASKFGEATEQGRDALIASGLVLFVITLLVNGAARAIIARRKEYSGANA; encoded by the coding sequence ATGGACATATCGACACAGAGCACAGACGCTCCTCCCCCCTCCCCCCAGCCTTCCGTGACCGAGCAGAAGCGCTCGAGCCACGGCGCCACCCGCCCCGGAGACCGGATCTTCCTCGGTCTCTCCCGTGGGTCCGGCATCTTCCTCCTGGTGATCATGGCCGCCATCGCGGTCTTCCTCACCTACCGTGCGTCCCTCGCCATCAGCAAGGACCACGGCAACTTCCTCACCACCTTCGAGTGGAACACCAACCTCGTCCCGCCGACCTTCGGCATCGCGGTACTGGCCTTCGGCACGGTGATCTCCTCGATCATCGCCATGGTCCTCGCGGTCCCGATCGCCGTCGCCATCGCGCTGTTCATCACGCACTACGCCCCGCGCCGCTTCGGCGGCCCCGTCGCGTACGTGATCGACCTGCTCGCCGCCGTGCCGTCCATCGTGTACGGCCTGTGGGGCGCCCTCATCCTCGTCCCGCACATGACCGGCCTCTACGGCTGGCTGGACACCTACCTCGGCTGGACCGGCATCTTCTCCTGGCAGGGCGGCGCCCCGCGCTCCATGCTCACCGTCGGCATCCTGCTCGCGATCATGATCCTGCCGATCATCACCAACGTGAGCCGCGAGGTCTTCCGGCAGGTCCCGCAGATGCACGAGGAAGCCGCGCTGGCCCTCGGCGCCACGCGCTGGGAGGTCATCCGCATGTCGGTGCTGCCCTTCGGCCGCTCCGGCGTGATCTCCGCCTCGATGCTCGGCCTCGGCCGCGCCCTCGGCGAGACGATGGCCGTCGCCACCGTGCTGTCGCCGGACTTCCTGATCCACGGCAGCCTGCTGGACCCGGGCGGCGGCACGTTCGCGCAGAACATCGCCAGCAAGTTCGGCGAGGCGACGGAGCAGGGCCGTGACGCCCTCATCGCCTCCGGTCTGGTGCTGTTCGTCATCACCCTGCTGGTCAACGGCGCGGCCCGCGCGATCATCGCCCGCCGCAAGGAGTACTCGGGGGCCAACGCATGA
- a CDS encoding NUDIX hydrolase: protein MTDDTILAAGCVLWRRSPVDGELEIAVVHRPKYDDWSHPKGKLKRGEAPLAGALREVEEETGFRCEPGARLPSVLYYAGGRRKTVSYWAAEATEGHFTPNREVDRLRWLSPAAARTRLTQPRDQDLVDELLAVLRHA, encoded by the coding sequence ATGACCGACGACACGATCCTTGCGGCGGGCTGCGTCCTGTGGCGCCGCTCCCCCGTCGACGGTGAGCTGGAGATCGCCGTCGTCCACCGCCCGAAGTACGACGACTGGTCGCACCCCAAGGGCAAGCTGAAGCGCGGCGAGGCCCCGCTGGCCGGCGCGCTCCGCGAGGTCGAGGAGGAGACAGGCTTTCGCTGCGAGCCCGGCGCCCGGCTCCCCTCGGTCCTCTACTACGCGGGCGGCCGCCGCAAGACGGTGAGCTACTGGGCCGCCGAGGCCACCGAGGGCCACTTCACGCCCAACCGCGAGGTGGACCGCCTGCGCTGGCTCTCCCCGGCCGCCGCCCGCACCCGCCTGACCCAGCCCCGCGACCAGGACCTGGTCGACGAGCTCCTGGCCGTGCTGCGCCACGCGTGA
- a CDS encoding ABC transporter permease, with product MSSLTLKGPRRTSGLTWTVLRLHRSALLVWGAFIVAALVTLAWTVWITADTALKEQAYCLDHSPCSVPASLHYSERIGYVATAACYSFLAVAAFAGGALIGRELENGTARLAWTQSVSPVRWLAAKLAVPALLITLGGTVLVVAFRWAWSAHPGLVEDWTSQDVFVARGPLMVAYGLCALALGALTALVLRRALPALGVSLALLFALNFVLTRLRWDLWPTLTRTQGPGGSVLFPESSVGTQWGAITTSGAHKEGFFCLGSDRARCMAEGGLTSTYVKYHPASHFWPLHLVETGIVLAVAAAATAAAFWLLRRRTA from the coding sequence ATGAGCTCCCTCACCCTCAAGGGCCCCCGACGCACCTCCGGCCTGACCTGGACCGTGCTGCGCCTGCACCGCTCGGCCCTGCTGGTCTGGGGCGCCTTCATCGTCGCCGCCCTCGTGACCCTGGCATGGACGGTCTGGATCACCGCGGACACCGCACTCAAGGAGCAGGCGTACTGCCTCGACCACTCGCCCTGCTCCGTCCCGGCGAGCCTCCACTACAGCGAGCGGATCGGCTACGTCGCCACCGCCGCCTGCTACAGCTTCCTGGCCGTCGCCGCCTTCGCCGGCGGTGCGCTGATCGGCCGCGAGCTGGAGAACGGCACCGCGCGGCTCGCCTGGACCCAGTCCGTGTCCCCGGTGCGCTGGCTGGCCGCCAAACTCGCCGTGCCCGCGCTTCTGATCACCCTCGGCGGCACGGTGCTCGTGGTGGCGTTCCGCTGGGCCTGGTCGGCACACCCCGGCCTGGTCGAAGACTGGACGTCCCAGGATGTCTTCGTCGCGCGCGGCCCGCTGATGGTGGCGTACGGCCTGTGCGCCCTGGCCCTCGGGGCGCTCACCGCGCTCGTGCTGCGCCGCGCGCTCCCCGCCCTGGGCGTCTCGCTGGCGCTGCTCTTCGCGCTGAACTTCGTCCTGACGAGGCTCCGCTGGGACCTGTGGCCCACGCTCACCCGCACCCAGGGGCCCGGCGGCTCCGTCTTGTTCCCCGAGTCCAGCGTCGGGACGCAGTGGGGTGCGATCACCACCTCGGGCGCACACAAGGAGGGCTTCTTCTGCCTCGGCTCCGACCGCGCGCGGTGCATGGCGGAGGGGGGCCTGACGAGCACGTACGTGAAGTACCATCCCGCGTCCCACTTCTGGCCCCTCCACCTCGTGGAGACCGGCATCGTCCTCGCCGTGGCCGCCGCCGCGACGGCCGCCGCCTTCTGGCTGCTGCGCCGCCGCACCGCATGA
- a CDS encoding zf-HC2 domain-containing protein gives MSVNRSTETSGADGAWHADEDDLRAYVQGELTAPRLWSVDTHLAACARCRSALAEVGDPVALDAGWERLDAELDAPRPGRVESLLVRVGVADHTARLLAATPVLRRAWLAAVVAILMMTVAAADAIRTASSPTLFLALAPLLPLAGVALAYGPVLDPTYEMTVVAPMHGFRLLMVRTLAVLAVGLGLNGLASLALPEYGLRALAWLLPALALTATGLALTPRLGPVLAPGLVGGAWVGLLVAAYTSAHSADATLAPFTAAGQGISAGAAVLAAGLLYVVRDRFDASAAHMSFGSFGSFGSFDGSSDGGTA, from the coding sequence ATGAGCGTCAACAGGAGCACGGAGACAAGCGGTGCGGACGGCGCCTGGCACGCGGACGAGGACGATCTACGGGCCTACGTCCAGGGCGAGTTGACCGCTCCCCGGCTCTGGTCCGTCGACACACACCTGGCCGCGTGTGCCCGCTGCCGGTCGGCGCTCGCGGAGGTCGGTGACCCGGTCGCCCTCGACGCGGGATGGGAACGGCTCGACGCCGAACTCGACGCGCCGCGGCCCGGCCGGGTCGAGTCGCTGCTGGTGCGCGTCGGCGTCGCCGACCACACCGCACGGCTGCTCGCCGCCACGCCCGTACTGCGCCGGGCCTGGCTCGCCGCGGTCGTCGCGATCCTGATGATGACGGTGGCGGCGGCCGACGCGATCCGCACCGCCTCCTCGCCCACCCTGTTCCTCGCCCTCGCACCGCTGCTGCCGCTCGCCGGGGTCGCGCTGGCGTACGGGCCCGTGCTCGACCCGACGTACGAGATGACCGTCGTCGCGCCGATGCACGGCTTCCGGCTGCTGATGGTCCGCACGCTCGCCGTGCTCGCCGTCGGCCTCGGCCTGAACGGGCTCGCCAGCCTCGCGCTGCCGGAGTACGGACTGCGCGCCCTGGCCTGGCTGCTGCCCGCACTCGCCCTCACCGCGACCGGGCTCGCCCTGACACCCCGGCTCGGGCCCGTCCTCGCGCCCGGCCTGGTCGGCGGGGCGTGGGTCGGGCTGCTGGTGGCGGCCTATACGTCGGCTCACAGCGCCGATGCGACGCTCGCGCCGTTCACGGCGGCGGGGCAGGGGATCTCGGCGGGGGCGGCCGTACTGGCCGCGGGGCTGCTGTACGTGGTGCGCGACCGGTTCGACGCGTCGGCGGCGCACATGTCCTTCGGTTCTTTTGGTTCTTTCGGCTCTTTTGACGGTTCTTCGGACGGGGGTACGGCGTGA
- a CDS encoding RNA degradosome polyphosphate kinase, translating into MNQPSAQAQVQHPQPSVGSIAAHRPHTVSAVVSDLEPDIDADLDAYEDTVDDGITLPQGRFLDRERSWLAFNERVLELAEDPNTPLLERANFLAIFASNLDEFFMVRVAGLKRRIATGVATKSASGLQPREVLEMIWARSRELMARHAACYQEDIAPALAEEGIHLVRWSELTEKEQARLFTLFRHQIFPVLTPLAVDPAHPFPYISGLSLNLAVRVRNPVSGTPHFARVKVPPLLSRFLEASPGRYVPIEDVIGAHLEELFPGMEVLEHHAFRLTRNEDLEVEEDDAENLLQALEKELMRRRFGPPVRLEVEENIDRDLLDLLVRELKIGEAEVYPLPGPLDLTGLFRIGSIDRPELKYQKFVAGTHRDLAEVESASAPDIFAALRNRDVLLHHPYDSFSTSVQAFLEQAAADPDVLAIKQTLYRTSGDSPIVDALIDAAESGKQVLVLVEIKARFDEQANIKWARKLEEAGCHVVYGLVGLKTHCKLSLVVRQEGDTLRRYCHVGTGNYHPKTARLYEDLGLLTADPQVGADLSDLFNRLSGYSRRETYRRLLVAPKSLRDGLISRINKEVQHHLAGRPAHVRIKVNSMVDEALIDSLYRASQAGVPVDVWVRGICAVRPGVTGLSENIRVRSVLGRFLEHSRIFGFGNGGEPEVWIGSADMMHRNLDRRIEALVRVTDPAHRAALNRLLETGMSDTTSSWHLGPDGEWTRHSNDSEGQPLRNVQEMLIDARRRRRGTAAP; encoded by the coding sequence ATGAACCAGCCCAGCGCCCAGGCACAGGTCCAGCATCCGCAGCCGTCCGTCGGCTCCATAGCCGCGCACCGCCCGCACACCGTGTCGGCGGTGGTCTCCGATCTGGAGCCCGACATCGATGCCGACCTCGACGCGTACGAGGACACGGTGGACGACGGCATCACGCTGCCCCAGGGCCGGTTCCTGGACCGGGAGCGCAGCTGGCTGGCGTTCAACGAGCGGGTGCTCGAACTCGCCGAGGACCCGAACACGCCCCTCCTCGAACGGGCGAACTTCCTGGCCATCTTCGCCAGCAACCTCGACGAGTTCTTCATGGTCCGGGTGGCCGGCCTGAAGCGCCGTATCGCCACCGGCGTCGCCACGAAGTCCGCCTCCGGCCTCCAGCCCCGCGAGGTGCTGGAGATGATCTGGGCCCGCTCGCGCGAGCTCATGGCCCGGCACGCGGCCTGCTACCAGGAGGACATCGCCCCCGCGCTCGCGGAGGAGGGCATCCACCTGGTCCGCTGGAGCGAGCTGACGGAGAAGGAGCAGGCGCGCCTCTTCACCCTGTTCCGGCACCAGATCTTCCCGGTCCTCACCCCGCTGGCCGTGGACCCCGCGCACCCCTTCCCGTACATCTCCGGGCTGTCCCTGAACCTGGCCGTGCGCGTGCGCAACCCCGTCAGCGGCACCCCGCACTTCGCCCGCGTCAAGGTCCCGCCGCTGCTCTCCCGCTTCCTGGAGGCCTCCCCGGGCCGGTACGTCCCCATCGAGGACGTCATCGGCGCCCACCTGGAGGAGCTGTTCCCGGGCATGGAGGTGCTGGAGCACCACGCCTTCCGCCTCACCCGCAACGAGGACCTGGAGGTCGAGGAGGACGACGCCGAGAACCTCCTGCAGGCCCTGGAGAAGGAGCTCATGCGGCGCCGCTTCGGGCCGCCGGTGCGTCTGGAGGTCGAGGAGAACATCGACCGGGACCTCCTCGACCTCCTCGTGCGGGAGCTGAAGATCGGCGAGGCCGAGGTGTACCCGCTGCCGGGCCCGCTGGACCTCACGGGCCTGTTCCGCATCGGCTCCATCGACCGGCCCGAGCTCAAGTACCAGAAGTTCGTCGCCGGCACCCACCGCGACCTGGCCGAGGTCGAGTCGGCCTCCGCTCCCGACATCTTCGCCGCCCTGCGCAACCGGGACGTGCTGCTGCACCACCCGTACGACTCCTTCTCCACCTCCGTGCAGGCCTTCCTGGAGCAGGCGGCGGCCGACCCCGACGTCCTCGCCATCAAGCAGACCCTGTACCGGACCTCGGGCGACTCGCCGATAGTCGACGCGCTCATCGACGCCGCCGAGTCCGGCAAGCAGGTCCTCGTCCTGGTGGAGATCAAGGCCCGCTTCGACGAGCAGGCCAACATCAAGTGGGCCAGGAAGCTCGAAGAGGCCGGCTGCCATGTCGTCTACGGCCTCGTCGGCCTGAAGACCCACTGCAAGCTGTCGCTGGTGGTCCGCCAGGAGGGCGACACGCTCCGGCGCTACTGCCACGTGGGCACGGGCAACTACCACCCCAAGACCGCCCGCCTGTACGAGGACCTGGGCCTGCTCACCGCCGACCCCCAGGTCGGCGCGGACCTCTCCGACCTCTTCAACCGGCTCTCCGGCTACTCGCGCCGCGAGACCTACCGCCGGCTGCTCGTCGCCCCCAAGTCCCTGCGCGACGGCCTGATCTCGCGGATCAACAAGGAAGTCCAGCACCACCTCGCGGGCCGCCCCGCGCACGTCCGCATCAAGGTCAACTCGATGGTGGACGAGGCGCTCATCGACTCCCTCTACCGCGCCTCCCAGGCCGGTGTGCCGGTCGACGTATGGGTGCGCGGCATCTGCGCGGTACGGCCGGGCGTCACGGGCCTGTCCGAGAACATCCGGGTCCGCTCCGTCCTCGGCCGCTTCCTGGAGCACTCCCGGATCTTCGGCTTCGGCAACGGCGGCGAACCCGAGGTGTGGATCGGCAGCGCCGACATGATGCACCGCAACCTCGACCGCCGTATCGAGGCTCTCGTCAGGGTCACCGACCCGGCCCACCGGGCCGCCCTGAACCGGCTCCTGGAGACCGGGATGTCCGACACCACCTCCTCCTGGCACCTGGGCCCGGACGGCGAGTGGACCCGGCACTCGAACGACTCCGAGGGCCAGCCCCTGCGCAACGTCCAGGAGATGCTCATAGACGCCCGGAGGCGCCGGCGTGGCACAGCAGCACCTTGA
- a CDS encoding ABC transporter ATP-binding protein: MSSTSTIPAVALEASGLGKRYGRRASAALDDCSFRLPAGRISALVGPNGAGKSTLLAIAAGLLRPSSGTLTVLGSAPGEARDRVAHLAQDKPLHLQLSIADTLRMGAELNPARWDAKYAASIVEQGDLDPKTKVRGLSGGQRTRVALALALGKRPELMLLDEPMADLDPLARHEMMGTLMADAAERGTTVLMSSHIVSELADACDHLLLLGDGRIRLGGGIDDLLGAHTLVTGRGTVADLAHHTVVESRATGRGLTALIRRDGRLDDRWEAEQPSLEELLLAHLRSPATPALLTPGTTAPRAEVRA, encoded by the coding sequence GTGAGTTCCACCAGCACCATCCCGGCTGTGGCCCTGGAGGCATCCGGGCTCGGCAAGCGGTACGGAAGGCGGGCGTCCGCCGCCCTCGACGACTGCTCCTTCCGTCTGCCCGCCGGCCGGATCAGTGCGCTGGTCGGCCCCAACGGAGCGGGAAAGTCCACGCTGCTCGCGATAGCGGCCGGGCTGCTGCGGCCCTCCTCCGGCACCCTCACCGTCCTCGGCTCGGCCCCCGGTGAGGCCCGCGACCGCGTCGCCCACCTCGCCCAGGACAAGCCGCTGCACCTCCAGCTGTCCATCGCCGACACACTGCGCATGGGCGCCGAGCTGAACCCGGCCCGCTGGGACGCGAAGTACGCCGCCTCGATCGTCGAGCAGGGCGACCTCGACCCGAAGACGAAGGTGCGGGGGCTCTCCGGCGGCCAGCGCACCCGCGTCGCACTCGCCCTCGCACTCGGCAAGCGGCCCGAGCTGATGCTGCTCGACGAGCCGATGGCCGACCTCGACCCGCTGGCCCGCCACGAGATGATGGGCACGCTGATGGCGGACGCCGCCGAGCGCGGCACGACCGTCCTGATGTCCTCGCACATCGTCTCCGAGCTCGCCGACGCCTGCGACCACCTGCTTCTCCTCGGCGACGGCCGCATCCGGCTCGGCGGCGGCATCGACGACCTGCTCGGCGCGCACACCCTGGTGACCGGGCGCGGCACCGTCGCCGACCTGGCCCATCACACCGTCGTCGAGTCCCGCGCCACCGGCCGCGGCCTCACCGCGCTGATCCGCCGCGACGGCCGCCTCGACGACCGCTGGGAGGCCGAGCAGCCCTCGCTGGAGGAACTGCTGCTCGCCCACCTCCGCTCCCCCGCCACCCCGGCCCTGCTCACCCCGGGCACGACCGCGCCGCGTGCGGAGGTGCGGGCATGA
- the pstS gene encoding phosphate ABC transporter substrate-binding protein PstS — translation MKLQRMNRRALTLGALAVSGALALTACGSDDTGSKDNGGGKTATAAAGSIKCDDAKGQLLADGSSAQKNAIDAWVKAFTQACSGVQINYKGGGSGAGVTAFTQGQVAFAGSDSALKPEEVTASKKVCNGGTGIDLPMVGGPIAVGFNVPGVEKLVLDAPTLAKIFDSKISKWNDEAIKKLNPDAKLPDLKIQAFHRSDESGTTDNFTKYLIAATPDNWKYSGGKAWQAKGGQSAPQSSGVAQQVKQTSGAIGYMELSYAKDGIKAAAIDTGASAPVEATIENTTKAIADAKVVGTGSDLSLELNRATKAEGAYPITLVTYEIVCDKGNKADTLPATKAFLRYIASEDGQKVLSGIDYAPIPTEIIAKVRTTIDALS, via the coding sequence GTGAAGCTTCAGCGCATGAACCGGCGGGCCCTCACCCTCGGTGCTCTCGCCGTCTCCGGCGCCCTGGCCCTCACGGCGTGCGGCTCCGACGACACGGGCAGCAAGGACAACGGCGGCGGCAAGACCGCCACCGCCGCTGCCGGCTCGATCAAGTGTGACGACGCCAAGGGCCAGCTCCTCGCCGACGGCTCGTCTGCGCAGAAGAACGCGATCGACGCCTGGGTCAAGGCCTTCACGCAGGCCTGCTCGGGCGTGCAGATCAACTACAAGGGCGGCGGCTCCGGCGCCGGTGTGACCGCGTTCACCCAGGGCCAGGTCGCCTTCGCCGGTTCCGACTCGGCGCTCAAGCCCGAAGAGGTCACCGCCTCCAAGAAGGTCTGCAACGGTGGCACGGGCATCGACCTCCCGATGGTCGGCGGCCCGATCGCCGTCGGCTTCAACGTTCCCGGTGTCGAGAAGCTGGTGCTGGACGCCCCGACCCTCGCGAAGATCTTCGACAGCAAGATCAGCAAGTGGAACGACGAGGCGATCAAGAAGCTGAACCCCGACGCGAAGCTTCCCGACCTCAAGATCCAGGCGTTCCACCGCTCGGACGAGTCCGGCACCACGGACAACTTCACCAAGTACCTGATCGCCGCGACGCCCGACAACTGGAAGTACTCCGGCGGCAAGGCCTGGCAGGCCAAGGGCGGCCAGTCCGCTCCGCAGTCCTCCGGTGTCGCCCAGCAGGTCAAGCAGACCTCCGGCGCGATCGGCTACATGGAGCTCTCGTACGCCAAGGACGGCATCAAGGCGGCCGCCATCGACACGGGTGCCTCCGCGCCGGTCGAGGCCACCATCGAGAACACCACCAAGGCCATCGCGGACGCCAAGGTCGTCGGCACGGGCAGTGACCTCTCGCTCGAGCTGAACCGCGCGACCAAGGCCGAGGGCGCCTACCCGATCACCCTGGTCACCTACGAGATCGTCTGCGACAAGGGCAACAAGGCCGACACCCTGCCCGCGACGAAGGCGTTCCTGCGCTACATCGCCAGCGAGGACGGCCAGAAGGTCCTCTCCGGCATCGACTACGCGCCGATCCCGACCGAGATCATCGCCAAGGTCCGTACGACCATCGACGCCCTGAGCTAA
- a CDS encoding RNA polymerase sigma factor produces MRETKSDGELLRAIAADGDRRAFEELYRRYAPWLTARLRGRCADAGIVDDVVQETFLAVWRGTARYREEGVTADAAGWLWRIGSRRLIDALRGDGARGRLRQTLARLRHRDEASAEERVLAGVEHGDLAGALVRLSPELRAVLQATVIDGLTTREAAVLLGIPPGTVKTRALRARKQLREELA; encoded by the coding sequence GTGAGGGAAACGAAAAGCGACGGGGAGCTGCTGCGGGCCATCGCGGCAGACGGGGACCGGCGCGCCTTCGAGGAGCTGTACCGGCGGTACGCGCCCTGGCTGACCGCACGGCTGCGCGGCCGCTGCGCCGACGCCGGGATCGTGGACGACGTCGTCCAGGAGACCTTCCTCGCCGTGTGGCGCGGCACCGCCCGCTACCGCGAGGAGGGCGTCACCGCCGATGCCGCCGGCTGGCTTTGGCGCATCGGCTCCCGGCGGCTGATCGACGCGCTGCGCGGCGACGGGGCGCGCGGCCGGCTGCGGCAGACGCTGGCGCGGCTGCGCCACCGCGACGAGGCGTCCGCCGAGGAGCGGGTGCTGGCCGGGGTCGAGCACGGCGATCTCGCCGGCGCGCTGGTGCGGCTCTCGCCCGAACTGCGGGCGGTGCTCCAGGCCACGGTGATCGACGGGCTCACCACCCGGGAAGCGGCCGTCCTGCTCGGCATTCCGCCCGGCACGGTCAAGACGCGGGCACTGCGGGCCCGCAAGCAGTTGCGGGAGGAGCTGGCATGA
- a CDS encoding ABC transporter ATP-binding protein has translation MTSERTTTVPTVSTAGLTLRYGRTAALDDVSVRLYEGVTGLLGPNGAGKTTLLRVLATAVPADRGAFTVLGNDPGTAAGRLDVRRSLGYLPQTPGFHPDFTPFEFVDYVAILKEMTDRGARHRAVSGVLHSVDLSDVRSKRIKKLSGGMRQRVALAAALIGDPGFLVLDEPTVGLDPEQRMRFRELIAQAGEGRTVLLSTHQTEDVAMLCHRVIVMAHGRVRFEGTPAELTARAAGRVWSSAERDPGARAGWRTGAGTFRNVGDPPKDADLLEPTLEDGYLLTLDGVNAEVAA, from the coding sequence GTGACCAGCGAACGCACCACCACCGTCCCGACGGTCTCCACCGCCGGGCTGACCCTGCGCTACGGCCGGACCGCCGCCCTCGACGACGTGTCGGTGCGGCTGTACGAAGGCGTCACCGGGCTGCTCGGGCCCAACGGGGCCGGAAAGACCACCCTGTTGAGGGTGCTCGCCACCGCCGTGCCCGCCGACCGGGGCGCCTTCACGGTGCTCGGCAACGACCCGGGCACGGCGGCCGGACGCCTCGATGTCCGGCGGTCGCTGGGCTATCTGCCGCAGACCCCCGGCTTCCACCCGGACTTCACGCCCTTCGAGTTCGTCGACTACGTGGCGATCCTGAAGGAGATGACGGACCGGGGCGCCCGGCACCGGGCGGTGAGCGGCGTGCTCCACTCCGTCGACCTGTCCGACGTACGGAGCAAGCGCATCAAGAAGCTGTCCGGCGGGATGCGCCAGCGGGTCGCGCTGGCCGCCGCGCTCATCGGCGACCCCGGCTTCCTGGTCCTCGACGAGCCGACCGTCGGCCTCGACCCCGAACAGCGCATGCGCTTCCGGGAGTTGATCGCTCAGGCGGGCGAGGGGCGGACCGTCCTGCTCTCCACCCACCAGACGGAGGACGTCGCGATGCTCTGCCACCGCGTCATCGTCATGGCGCACGGCCGCGTCCGCTTCGAGGGCACCCCGGCCGAGCTGACCGCCCGCGCGGCCGGACGGGTGTGGTCCAGCGCGGAACGCGACCCGGGAGCGCGCGCCGGATGGCGTACGGGCGCGGGCACCTTCCGCAACGTCGGCGACCCGCCCAAGGACGCCGACCTCCTCGAACCCACCCTGGAGGACGGCTATCTGCTCACCCTCGACGGCGTGAACGCGGAGGTGGCGGCGTGA